The genomic stretch TAGGTGTTGATGAAAGAGTTGCAGAAATTTTAAAAGAAAGAGTTGTAGAAGCTTTAAGAAGCGGCACCAGAAGCTAATAGCTCTGCTTTCTCGGGCTCATATTTCCATTCTTTGGGCAATTTACCTAAACTCTTATAATAATCTGCAAGTCTTCTAATTTTAGATTCTATTTCTTCTAATCCTTTTTTAGCCCTTTTATCCTTAGGATGTTCAAATAAGTGTCTCCTTACGTTTGCTGCTTTTCGGATTAAATTAAACAAGTCTTCAGGTATTTTTGGAGCAAGCCCTTTTTCTTCTAGGATTTTAGTGAGTTTTTTTCCAGTAATTTGTTTTACTAGAGGAATACCGTACTGATCTCTTAAAATTATACCTATCATACTAGGTGAATAACCTTTTTTAGCGAGTTCCTCCACTAGTAATTCTACTTCTTCTCTAGTAAACCTAACCCACTTAGGTGCTCCACTTCTAACCGGTCTTGTAGAATGTGACTTACCATTAGGACGTTTCTTATTCACTCTAATTCACCTATTTACTAAAGGCTTTAGTGAAGTACTATTATAACCTTTATTTTTAAGTTCTTCTCTTATAATTTTCGTCCCCTTGACCATGTTGAATAGTTTTTGGAATGCAATTTTTCTCGGCAAAAGCTTTAATCCACAATCTGGGTTTACCCAGATCATTTCTGGCTTAAAGTAGTCTAGTAACATTTTTAAATCATTGGCAACTTCCTCTGGTGTTTCTATTCTTCTATTATGAACATCTATAACTCCTACTCCAATTTCTTTATCCCATTTTTTAAACAGTTTTACTGGCTCATAATTATAATTCTTTAATGCCAAATTAATTTGATCAACATTTAATTTATCTAAGTAAGGCTCTAAATAACTATATTCACCATAGCATACATGCATTACAACTTTAACGTTAATTCCCTTTATAGACTCATTTACAGCTTCTATAGCCCATTCAACTTCATTTTTGTGAGTATGTATAGCAGGTTCATCTACTTGAATAATTTTTGCACCAGCATCTACTAACTTTTTCATTTCAGTATTAATTACCTTAGCTAAGTCAAATGCTAAATCTCTTTTATTCTTATAGTATTCATTATATGACCATTCAGCTATTGTGTAAGGCCCAGTAATAGTAATCTTTAGATTTTCAGTATAGGATACAGATTTAGCGAACAAGAATTCATCAACTAGCATAGGCTTTATATACTCAATCTTATTTACTACGGATGGTTTTCTATAATAATTGGTCCCCCAGACTCTAACTGGTCCATAGAATTTAAATCCAGCTAATCTTTCTGCGAAAAATTCTACCATTTCATCTCTTCTCATTTCTCCGTCAGTGGGTACGTCAACTCCGGCTATCTCGTGATCATGTAATACTGTAACTACTGCGTCATCAAAAGCTTCTTGTAGATCTTCATCAGAAATTTTTCCAGCTTTATGTAATCGTATTGCTTCTCTTAGCCATTTAGGTCTAGGATAACTACCTATAACTGTTGTTGGGAGAATTGGTAATTCATCCATTTAAGATCATCTCCTTTGCTTTTTGTAATAATTTAAATTTTTTCTGAACTATTATTTCTGGTATAAAATCATTAAATGAAGAGTTACCTAAGATTAACCTTTCTATTCCTTTTTCGGATGCAGTAGAAACTATTCTTTTAATTGTAACAATTTTTTCCATTTTTGTTGTCCTTGAATCTAGGATTCCAAAATATACTTGCTTTCCTTTTAGGAATTGATAAAGCCTACCAAGCCTATTTTTATTGCTTTCAGTCACGTCAAATCCGTAAACACTTACTGGCAATTTCATATAATTTTCCAATCTATCAAAATTTATATCAAAATAAGTTAATAGATGTGTTTCTGCTTTTATATTTTCTAGCATTATATAGTAAATTTCTAGAAGAGTATTTAATAAGTCCTTCTTTATTCCTTTTTGGAAGATCGATGGTTCATGAATTTCTACTACATCGCTTTTTATATTCTTCAATAGTGAGTTTACTATTAGAGCATAATCCTTCATTAATTCTTCTTCGTTTTTATAGTAATGATTTTCAGAAAGTTTAAGAAAAGTTAATGGTCCTAGAATTACGGCTTTAAGTTTAAAATTATAACTTCTCGCAAGCTCTTTAGCTTTTTCAAAATATTTAATGTATGTATTATCCTCCTTGTATTTCAGTTTTTCATTTATTACGATTTGTCTATAGTAAAAGTTATTGTCAAAAAATCTTGTTAAACTTCCTTTTTTAACATTGGTAAGGAAAGAATATGTTAAGTCTGCAATATCATCCCACTCTATCATACTGTCTGTAGTAAAATCGACATTAAAGGATTTCATCATATCAAAAAAATTATTCATAAAATCGAATATTTGATCTAGATATTTCTCCTCAGATATTTTTCCATTATTTTTCTTTGAAATTATCTTAGCTATTCTCACTGGTTTAGGATAGCTCCCGATTAGTGCTGTTTCTAATCTCATCAGGATAATTTGGGGGCAAGCAAATAAGTAACTTTCCCCCCTCCCTCCATATTAAACTCCAACTGTATAGGTTTTTGTTCCGCAAACGCTACCTTAACGTAATCTGATAACTTCGTAAGGGATATAATATCATTTAGATATTCAACGTCATATGCGGAAGAAGATTCCTTATTAAATTCTATTTCAGCAAGGCTTCCAGTATCCTTTGAGAATTCTACTTCTACTTTATTTTCTCCTTCACCTTTAACTATAATCTTTTCCTCGTTACCTGAAATTAAAAGCGTATCTGCTACTTCTGCTATTTCACCTATCGCATTCTTAAAACCACTGGCATTAATTGTAGCTTTAATATCAAATTCTAAATTTACTTCAGGTACTTCTGGTGGTAATACTTCTATGTTATTTACGTTAAATACTCTATTTAATGCACCACTTAAAGTAAGCTTTACAACTTCTGGGGACTCTGCATCTATAATTATCTCCTCTTTTCTTTTAGCTGCCTTTAAAAGTTTGCTCATATATTGTGTATTAAATCCAAACTTGAATTCTTCTGGTACATCATATTCTTTAAACATTTCTTTAGGAAGTTCAATTTTTATTAAAGAAATATGAGCCTTATCTATAGCTACAAGTTGTATTCCTTCAGGTTTTATGTCAAATAGAGCCTCATCGACTAATTTAAGCAAAGCTTGAATAATAGCCTTCAGATCCCTTACGTCATCGTAAACTATATGCATTTATTATCCCATATTTATTTAATCTAATCAGTTTCTTATTTTTTCTTATGAGGTTTCCTCGTATAATCATTTCTTCAGATAGAAGTAACTCAGGTAAAACAATAATATCCTCTGCCCTAATGAGAGTTTTATCTAGGAAAATGAAAGTAAGGGGCTTTAAGGCAGGACCAGATTTTATCGATCCAAAATATCACACACTGGCTACTGGAGTTTCTTCGATTAATTTGGACTTATGGTTAATGGGAATTGATGGAGTAAAGAAGAGTTTATTAAGATATGGAAAAGGCTACGATATAGGAATAATTGAGGGAGTAATGGGCTTATATGATGGAATTGATGTGAATTATAGCACTTATGAACTTTCTGAAGTTACTAAGACCCCAATAATTCTAGTAGTAAACTGTAATAATGTTAGTAGTACTATAGGAGCTATAGTAAAAGGATTAAAAGATTATAGGAACGCAAGAATTAGCGGAGTAATTTTCAATCAAATAGGGTCTGAAACACATTATAATTACTGTAAGAATTCTGTAAAAGAAATTCAAGTTTTAGGTTATATAAAATATGATAGAAATTTCTCTATTCCTTCACGACATTTAGGGCTTTTTACAACTGAGGATTTCAAAGAGGCTGAAAATATTTTGCAATCAGTATCTAAAGCTATAGAAGAGGCTGTTGATATAGATAAAATTATTGAAATCGCAAACTCAGCAGAAGAATTACAAGAAGTAGATGAGATTACACATGATAAGGGGTTAAATAATAAAGATATTGCTGCTATAGCTTATGATTCAGCGTTTAGTTTTTATTACTCAGAAAACATAGATTTATTAAGGAATAAATATCAAGTAGAATTTTTTAGTCCTTTGCTAAATGAGAAAATCGATAATCCGGCTTTAATT from Sulfolobus sp. S-194 encodes the following:
- a CDS encoding 5-methyltetrahydropteroyltriglutamate--homocysteine methyltransferase, yielding MRLETALIGSYPKPVRIAKIISKKNNGKISEEKYLDQIFDFMNNFFDMMKSFNVDFTTDSMIEWDDIADLTYSFLTNVKKGSLTRFFDNNFYYRQIVINEKLKYKEDNTYIKYFEKAKELARSYNFKLKAVILGPLTFLKLSENHYYKNEEELMKDYALIVNSLLKNIKSDVVEIHEPSIFQKGIKKDLLNTLLEIYYIMLENIKAETHLLTYFDINFDRLENYMKLPVSVYGFDVTESNKNRLGRLYQFLKGKQVYFGILDSRTTKMEKIVTIKRIVSTASEKGIERLILGNSSFNDFIPEIIVQKKFKLLQKAKEMILNG
- a CDS encoding cobyrinate a,c-diamide synthase, translated to MRFPRIIISSDRSNSGKTIISSALMRVLSRKMKVRGFKAGPDFIDPKYHTLATGVSSINLDLWLMGIDGVKKSLLRYGKGYDIGIIEGVMGLYDGIDVNYSTYELSEVTKTPIILVVNCNNVSSTIGAIVKGLKDYRNARISGVIFNQIGSETHYNYCKNSVKEIQVLGYIKYDRNFSIPSRHLGLFTTEDFKEAENILQSVSKAIEEAVDIDKIIEIANSAEELQEVDEITHDKGLNNKDIAAIAYDSAFSFYYSENIDLLRNKYQVEFFSPLLNEKIDNPALIYIGGGYPELHLNDLEKSNTTIRWIKEEAEKGTKILAECGGLMYLSKEIIAEKSYKMADLFDISIKAKDKLTIGYTELDVISDNILGKKGEVLRGHEFHVSRAISVGNDIKFSMKNRIGRGIWENKDGVTVYNTLASYSHFHFSSTRGLLSF
- the pcn gene encoding proliferating cell nuclear antigen (pcna) — translated: MHIVYDDVRDLKAIIQALLKLVDEALFDIKPEGIQLVAIDKAHISLIKIELPKEMFKEYDVPEEFKFGFNTQYMSKLLKAAKRKEEIIIDAESPEVVKLTLSGALNRVFNVNNIEVLPPEVPEVNLEFDIKATINASGFKNAIGEIAEVADTLLISGNEEKIIVKGEGENKVEVEFSKDTGSLAEIEFNKESSSAYDVEYLNDIISLTKLSDYVKVAFAEQKPIQLEFNMEGGGKVTYLLAPKLS
- a CDS encoding methionine synthase: MDELPILPTTVIGSYPRPKWLREAIRLHKAGKISDEDLQEAFDDAVVTVLHDHEIAGVDVPTDGEMRRDEMVEFFAERLAGFKFYGPVRVWGTNYYRKPSVVNKIEYIKPMLVDEFLFAKSVSYTENLKITITGPYTIAEWSYNEYYKNKRDLAFDLAKVINTEMKKLVDAGAKIIQVDEPAIHTHKNEVEWAIEAVNESIKGINVKVVMHVCYGEYSYLEPYLDKLNVDQINLALKNYNYEPVKLFKKWDKEIGVGVIDVHNRRIETPEEVANDLKMLLDYFKPEMIWVNPDCGLKLLPRKIAFQKLFNMVKGTKIIREELKNKGYNSTSLKPLVNR
- a CDS encoding 30S ribosomal protein S15; the protein is MNKKRPNGKSHSTRPVRSGAPKWVRFTREEVELLVEELAKKGYSPSMIGIILRDQYGIPLVKQITGKKLTKILEEKGLAPKIPEDLFNLIRKAANVRRHLFEHPKDKRAKKGLEEIESKIRRLADYYKSLGKLPKEWKYEPEKAELLASGAAS